The Fimbriimonadaceae bacterium nucleotide sequence GTGCCCAGTTCCAGCCGGAGCACAGCCAGGAGGCCGTCGCACAACAGCAGAAACTGACCGGCACCGTGCCGATCGTCGGCGAAGTGGGCGGGGAAGTCAGCTCGGAGTATGTCCTCGAACCTGACGCGGGCTTCGGTGCCGCGGACCTGAACAAGGCGGGCAACGAAACGGACAAGGCGACCTTGAAGAAGGCGCAGAACCGGGCGAAGCCGCAAGGCGGCCCCCCCGTATGGTTGGGGTTCATCGCCCTCGGCGTCAGCCTCACGGCCGTGTTCGCCTTCCGACACTATGCCAACCGCGTCGTGCCAGAAGTCGCTCGACGCCGGACGCGGAACAAGTAGGGGCCTGGTCGGCCCGATAGGCGAGCCTCGCCCTGGGAGCAGAATCCAGGGCGAGCTTTTTGTTCGCGCCCTGCGTAACGCCCGCCGCCCCCGTCCTGTACCTGCCAAGAGAGATGCCGACCATGCTGCGCGCCTTCCTGCTGGTCTACCAAGACCGGACCCTGCGCTCTTATGTCTGGCGCCCCCTCCTATTCTCGGCCCTTGCCTACTTGGCCCTGTTGCTCGCCGGATTTGCGGTGCTGGTGCCTTGGCTCGCACACCTGGCCGAGACCTCCGGCCTGCCTGGCGCCGTCGGTTGGATCGGAGGCACGGTCGTGCTCGGGGTGGCGTGGTTCTTCCTTTCCGGGCCGATCTTCTTAGTGATGGCGAACTTGTTCTCGGCCTTTCTTTGGGAACCGCTCAGCCGTCGCGTGGAGGAGAGGCTCTATGGCCGGGCGGAAGGTGCCGCCCCGACTTGGCCGATGCTCCTTCAAGACCTTGCCTTCCGGATGCCGACCACGGTCATGGCGGCTTTGGCGGTGGCCGTCTTCGGCACAGGCTGCTTCGGCCTGGTGGCGGTCGTGGTCGCAGGTTGGATGGGTCTGAACGATTACACTTCGCCGGCCTTTGCCCGGCGGGGGGTGGTCTTCCCGCGGCAGGCGTTCGCCGCCCTGCGCTGCCAGAACTCCTGGACTCTCTGGCTGCTCGGCGGGGCGTCGAGCCTCCTGCCGTTCCTGAACGTCTTGCTCGTCCCTGGCTGGGTCGCGATGGGCACGGTGATGTGCCGAGAGTCGGCCAACCCCGCAAGTCGGCCGCCCGTCCTCCCGCCAAGGCCGTAAAATCGGGCTATGTTCGAAGGCGAGCCCCTGAACGGAAGGTTTGGCGAGTTTGGCGGGCGGTATGTGCCCGAGACCCTCGTGCCTGCCCTAGAGGAGCTTGCCGAGGCCTTCAGGAAGGCCTGGAACGACACGGGCTTCCGGGCCGAGTTCGACCGGCTGGCCCACGACTACGTTGGTCGTCCGACGCCCCTCACCGAAGCCCCCCGCATCAGCGAGGCCACCGGTCTGCAGGTCTCCGTGAAAAGGGAAGACCTCTGCCACACCGGCGCCCACAAAATCAACAACGCGGTCGGCCAGTGCCTCCTGGCGAAGCGAATGGGCAAGAAGCGGATCATCGCGGAGACCGGGGCAGGGCAGCACGGCGTCGCCACGGCCACGGTCTGTGCCCTCTTCGGGCTCCAGTGCGAGGTCTACATGGGCGAGGAGGACTGTGCCCGGCAGGAGCTCAACGTCTTCCGCATGCGGCTCTTAGGGGCCGAGGTCGTGCCGGTCTCGAGCGGCACCAAGACCCTCAAGGACGCCCTCAACGAAGCGATGCGTGATTGGGTGACCAACGTTCGGGACACCCACTACGTCATCGGGACGGCCGCCGGGCCCCACCCTTACCCCTGGATGGTCCGGGAGTTCCAGGCCGTGATTGGGAACGAGGCCCGCGCCCAGTACCTGGAGCGTCACGGCCGGCTCCCGGATGTCGGGATCGCCTGCGTCGGGGGCGGCTCGAACGCGATCGGCTTCTACCACGCCTTCGTGCCGGACCCCGTCCGGCTTCTGGGCATCGAGGCTGGAGGGCTCGGGGTCGCCACCGGCAGCCACGCCGCGCCCCTGACCGCGGGCTCCCCCGGCGTGCTCCACGGCTCCTACAGCTACATCATGCAGGATGAAGACGGCCAGATCCTGCCCACCCACAGCGTCTCCGCCGGCTTGGACTACCCCGGGGTCGGGCCGGAGCACTCGCACCTGCGCGATACCGGCCGGGTGGAGTACTCGGCGGTCACCGACGAGGAAGCGCTCGACGCCTTCCAGCGGGTGGCGCGGCTAGAAGGCCTCATCCCAGCGTTCGAATCCTCCCATGCCTTCGCCCCCCTTTTCCGCCCCGGCTTCTTGCCCGCAGGCAGCCGCGT carries:
- a CDS encoding EI24 domain-containing protein, with protein sequence MFAPCVTPAAPVLYLPREMPTMLRAFLLVYQDRTLRSYVWRPLLFSALAYLALLLAGFAVLVPWLAHLAETSGLPGAVGWIGGTVVLGVAWFFLSGPIFLVMANLFSAFLWEPLSRRVEERLYGRAEGAAPTWPMLLQDLAFRMPTTVMAALAVAVFGTGCFGLVAVVVAGWMGLNDYTSPAFARRGVVFPRQAFAALRCQNSWTLWLLGGASSLLPFLNVLLVPGWVAMGTVMCRESANPASRPPVLPPRP
- the trpB gene encoding tryptophan synthase subunit beta encodes the protein MFEGEPLNGRFGEFGGRYVPETLVPALEELAEAFRKAWNDTGFRAEFDRLAHDYVGRPTPLTEAPRISEATGLQVSVKREDLCHTGAHKINNAVGQCLLAKRMGKKRIIAETGAGQHGVATATVCALFGLQCEVYMGEEDCARQELNVFRMRLLGAEVVPVSSGTKTLKDALNEAMRDWVTNVRDTHYVIGTAAGPHPYPWMVREFQAVIGNEARAQYLERHGRLPDVGIACVGGGSNAIGFYHAFVPDPVRLLGIEAGGLGVATGSHAAPLTAGSPGVLHGSYSYIMQDEDGQILPTHSVSAGLDYPGVGPEHSHLRDTGRVEYSAVTDEEALDAFQRVARLEGLIPAFESSHAFAPLFRPGFLPAGSRVLVNLSGRGDKDMERAAQLLGYGHSKRAD